The following is a genomic window from Tolypothrix sp. NIES-4075.
GCTTAAACCCTTATGGCTTATAGGCAATCAGGGAAGCGGTAAAACCTATACTGCCACAGCCATTGCATTAATTAGAAAGTACTGCCTTGACGCACCAATTCATCAACTAATCGACAGACACGCAACTGGAGATAATGCCTCGGTATGGAAGTTGTTAGACGCTGCAAGCTTGGCAGAATCTATTGATGAAATAAGCCTTGCTTTTGAGGATTGCTGCGAAAGGTGGTTGAGCAGGATTAAGCAGAAACCGACCACTAAACAGCAAGTGATTGTGGATGAATTTACCAATTTAAAATCGTTGTGTGGTGAAAGTGCGATTGCATTTTTCAAAATGAGCTTAACTGATACCCGCAAAGCTAAGGAATATCTTTTGGGTATAACTCACAATGCCACCAATGAATCATTCCCAGACGGTACAGCAAGCGCTAGGAAATCGGGTACCGTATTGCTTGAGAAATTCTCAGCTAATGGTGAAACACCGCTAAAAAGGGTCGTTGTACGTTACGGGTTAGTGGATGAGCAAGGAAACAACCTTGACGACGTTGAGAAGACCTTGCCCGATTGGTTTCACCCTGAGCAAATTTACCAGCACTTCAATGGTAAACCACTCAGCTTTGAAGACTAAGTAATGCTTGATAGCATTAATGTTTGCCGAGAAACGCCCATCGCATTATTAACTACAACAAAACACTAGTAAATATCATGTTTTCAAAATAAATTCATGCCATCGCTAAAGCTGTAGTTACAGTAATTACATTCCCCTTTGTAATTTTCATGTCCGGGGTAGACAATTACATAACCTTGATATCGACTAACAATAAAGCTTACATCCTTCACGTTGCTTTGTTAATTGTCTTGGTAGGAATAGCGTTGTTTTATCGTTTTTTATAACTGTGCAAAATGTTTCAAAAACCCAGCATGTTTAAAATCCAGCCTTTAACCGAAATACTACTTCGACGAAGAGTGAGATTGAATATGACCAGCGAGTTTTCTTTGTTGATGAAAACTATAACGAATTTTACATAGAGGTCGAGGAGAACTGGCTTACTTATGACGGTGAGTCAGGTAGCGATGAAGAGGAACATGGCGAATACTATCCCTACGCTACGGTTCAGCGTTGGGACAACTCTTATCACTACGCTAATGCCGCAGGTAGAACAATACCCGAAGCTATCATGCATTGCCTTGTCGAACTAGGACTAATACCCGCAGGAGGAACCGAAAATGTTTAAGAAAGTGAAGTCAACGTTCAACCGTTATTTAACAGCAGTAGGCGACCAAAAAATCATCGACGAGCGAATCAAGGAATTGTTTGCATATGAGAAGGCAGTGGCAACTAAGAGCGCTCTGCTCTTAGTTGCCGAAGCTGAGGATTTGCAGATTTTATCCAAGCCAGAACAAATCAAATTAATGAGAGCGCTAATTATCCAAAAAGTTGCCAACGGGGAAAGTGCTACTGAGGCAATCGCAGCCCTAGCGCTACTAGAAAACCAACCCCCACACGCTATCAAACACGACCACTTATATAGCATCCCAGTGCTAACAGAAATCGGCGATATTATCAGGTGTGGATTTTGGTTGGCGGTGTTAACTCCTGCGGTAATCGCGTTAATGCTTCACTTTAATCCGAGCATGTGCGCTGGAGTTGAAAGTACTGCGAATAATAGTCAAGTTTGTAATGCAGCCCGTGCTTTTAACAAGTTTTTTTACGATTACGCAAATAAATAATTATGCTTACAGCTGCACAGCTAGACTTGTTAATTTACACTCAATGGGGGTGCGACTGGACACCCCAATATTTCCCTGAAGCGGTCATTGAGGCAAGCAAGCGATTCGATATATCAAACCTAGAAGTCGAAGTCTTGATGGCGTGGATTGAAGCTTTAAATGCTGAGAAGATTCGCTTTCCTGCAAATGGCTCTGATGCTGCTTGGCGATCTGGTTTAATTTTCTCGACTTTTGCGCTAGTGACTGGGCATTAAAAAATCCCTCTTCCGGATTGGTCGCCTGCTTTTAGGCTAAACTCCAGTTCTCAAGTAAAAATGTTTCAATCCATTAACTTTTTTGAAGTTGAATTATGATTTAGTAAGGAGTAAGGGACGCAAGCCGTATTCTTTAATGTGAGGGTTTAATAGACAAATTGTGCTGTTTCTTATCCTCATCTTGTTGAGAATTAATTAAAATGTTGGTGAAAAACTTGTATGCTTTTGGGAAACAGCATTACAGAAGTTACAAACATTTTTAACATTCTTGACTTTACTATTAAAGGGGGCTTTACCAATGTACTCAGAAAAATCAATAAAGTATGGTGGAAACAACGATATTATAAATACTTGTCCGAGATGTGGAAAGTCCTGTGACAATCATAAATTTCAATATATCGAACCAAATGAGAAAACTGATCTCTTCGTGAGAAAGATGCAGAGCAGTCTTGATGAAACGAGTAAGAGAGCTGCGTTGAAAAATTTTGACAAATCTCGTGACACTTGTATGGTAGGTTCAGCAATTGCCACCATTAACAATGGAGTCTATACATATGTAACAATCTCTGGTGGAAACGTAGCACTATTGAATTACATAAACAACAATTTTGGTAAAGATGTTGTCATAATCGACAAACCGTCCGCATTGCCCCTTAAAACAATCAAGGGGCAACCACTAAACCCTAACCCAACAAGAAGAGATCGTGGTCGTGATTACCCAGTTGGAAGCTGTGCTGCACAGAAGCTGTTAATGGCAGTATTTGAACAGGCAGCTAAGAGCGGTGGGTACGATAAGATAACAAAACTTAATATGTCAGAGTTACTCTGGAACGATCCAGTAAAAGGAGAACACAATCGCGATTGGTCAACAGGAAGTATAGTTTGTTCATGTGACACTTGTAAGCAGGTAGTACCGATGATGCTCTGCGATAAAGAAGAAGTGTAAACGTATGAAATTTGGCTAAAGGAAATTTGGTAGTAACAACAAATTAAATAATCAACTTGTTCTCACAACTGAGCAAAAAAAGCCCCTAGCAGTAATGTAGTTAAAGGGCTTTTTTGTAAATACTACTCTTCAATATTTAAGTTAATCTCTAAATAAACACGAGATTCCTTTGACTCGCCCCGATTGGGATAAGTTTCACTTCTATTAATAATCTCGACCAATCCTTTCTGATCCATCTTCCCCACGAACCATAGCCATTTTTCTAAATCTTCTTGTGTGCCAGATAGCCGCATTTTAATTCGGTGGCTAGTCATCCCAGTTCGCCTCCTCCAAAAATGTTTCAGCCCGTGATTCCCAATTTTGTGGTTCTTGTGCAGATTTTTCTGAAGGAACGCTGCGACTGGGCTGTTAATTCCCCAATAAATTTATCCAACACTCTTTTTGCACTTTTAAACTGAGGGCTAGCAGTTCCCACCGCCCGCCGCCCTGTAACTAGGGTTTTGAGAATGTGCGAAGCGCAAAGTAAATAAATCAGGTTTTGTTGTAGTCGGGGCAGAAGTTAATTGTTCTGCTTGTTCCAGAATTTTTTTTAGCCGGGAAACCTCAGCCTCTAATTCCTGGTTACGATCTGCGCTTCGCACTTCTCGCTTCGCTATCGCGCATTGCCTGATAATCTGGTTTAATTTCTTGTCTAGTTTCTTGAATAACTTGTCTATCTTGTTTAATTTCTTTTGGCGGTTGCTGTCTATCATATTGCCGCGCCGGAGTGCGCGGCAACCGCCGTTCAACTCCCCCAAGCGTTTGTCTAGTTCACTGTCTATGATGTTGTCTATTTCTGCTTTGTTCGTGTAAGGGAGAAGGTTTAGAAGCGGAACTAGTGGTTGTTGGCTTACCCAGTATAGTATGAATTGTTGTACGATTTATTCCGCCTCGGTTGGTTGTTGAGTCCTGTTTGTATTTGGATAATAGCAGAGCGCAAATTGTGCCATCCGACTTGTCATCCCCTCGATTTTTTGTTCTAGTGAGGCGAGACGTTTGGTTTCGGGTGTTCCATTGCTATTCGACTCACCCAACAATTGCGACTCCAAATTATCAAGTCGTTCGTAAATCGCCGATAAAGTTTGACTCGTGGCATTATATGTGCTATAACCACTGCTGTTATCCAACGCCAATATTAGTTCATCCAAACCTTGAAGTACCTCACTTGTTCGTCCTTGCCGATGCAACCGGGATAATTCGCGAACTGCGGGAAGAGCGGGGAGTAGGGACGCGCACCATTTGGCTTGGTTTATTATCATCGACCGTTTCGGACATGGTGATAGCAGTATTGATAGCATCGAAGACCGATATCGAATCTTATTGCATTGCTATCAGAATATCAGTTAATGGTTTTACGTTGTTGGTTATTACTATTTACTAATTACATAATTGGCGTAAAATAAGTATCGAAAACATTGATTTTCGATAGTTTATGCCGCCACCAGATGATGATGGTTCACTCGTAAGGGCAAATCCCTTTGCTCTAGCCCTCGAACGCGATTTGTTGCAGGAATTATTGGTGGGCAAGCGCAATAAGAGTACTCGGCACGAGTATGCTAAGGATTTAAAGAACTTTTTCATGACGGTGTGCGGTATTGAACCAACTGCGGTGTTGGTGGCGCAGTTTCTACAAATGGACAGGTTCTCGGCGGTGACGCTGGTCTTGCGCTATAAGGCGATGCTGGTTGACCAGGAGTTGAAGGAAGCGACTGTAAATCGCAGGTTGGCGGCAATTAAGGCGTTGGTTAATTATGCCTATAAGGTGGGGAAGTGCGATTGGACTTTGGCTGATATTAAGTGTGAGAAAGTAAAGCCCTACCGGGATACGACAGGGATTGGTCCAGAAGCATTTAAGAAAATGTTAGCAGTACCCGATAGAGAAACGTTGAAAGGGAAGCGCGATTATGCGCTGCTGCGGCTGTTGTGGGCAAATGCGTTGCGGCGTGAGGAGGTTTCCCACTGCAATATTGAGGATTTAGATTTGTATGCAAGGACGCTGGCTATCCTGGGGAAGGGTAGGGGAACCCAAAAGGAAAATATCGATTTACATCCCAAAACTTGCAATGCGCTACAGGAATGGTTGTTGGTGCGTCGGGAGTTAGATATCAAGCAACCGTTGTTTATTTCGCTACGACCGCTGAAAGGGCATCGGCTGACGGGCGATGGCATTCGCAAGATTGTTGTGGCGATTGCAAAGCGAGCTGGTATTTCTAAAACTATCAGCCCGCACAGAATCAGGCATTCGTCGGTAACGGCAGCGTTGGATGCGAGTAGTGGAGATGTCAGAAGCGTGCAAAAGTTAAGCCGCCATGCGAGTTTGAATACTTTGATGATTTACGACGATAACCGCACCAAGGCGCAGGGTAAGATTACGGCGTTGTTGGAAGATTTGGTTTGAGATAATCGTTATTATAAGATTGCTGAGGAATAAAGCAATTACTAGGACTCACTGTTATCAATTGATACATTAATTACTATCCGATTTTCTGACGGATGTTTGTAATGTGGTTGGTTAATTTGGGGACATAAGTAGTCAAAAGAACTATCGGTATGTTCTAGTTGCATCTGACGGGGTGCATCCAAAGCAATAACCGCATCCCCAATTTTTTCGCAGCGCTTACAGTCACAGGCAGTTGCTCCAGTTGCTAATATTTCTTTAAGGTTGTTGGCAATATTGATAAATCCCCTAGTATTTGTATTTTTAGGTAGTTGAGAGGCAATTTCTACTAGTTGCTCAATTTCTGTACGATATTGTGTTAAAAGAAACTGGTCGATTTGACACTTGCTGCGACAAGTTTTTACATCTCCAAATTCCGAAGCAAACTGCTTTAATCCCTCGGCTGGATTTTTTAAGTCAACGTTAAGCGGTACAAGAGCACGGGCGCAGGCAGTTGAATCAATAGTGGTATTGTTAAACTTTCTTCTTAGAATCAGTTCAAAACGTTTGATATAAATCGCTAAGATAGATAAAGCTTTTTCTTTATCTTGGTCACTGCTGAAATTAAGTTGGTGCGTACTAAATAATTGAGGTATAAGCTGTAAAATTGCTTTGAGTTCGCTAGTTTTAAATCTATTACTCCATAGAGCGATGGCATCTCCAATATTATTTATAGTCTCCAGGTGCAGCACAAAGTAGAACGAGATAAGATTAATTAGATAGCTGCGCTTTATCTCCAGGAGCACGTAATTGGAGATATAAAGCGGTTGGTCAGCAAATTGCGATTCAAAGTATTGTTTGTAGACTTGCGTTCCAAGTAGTAGAGACCGTGCAACTGACGTGTCTAAAAAGCGTTCTTGTCCAGATTTATCCTCCATGCGCGTGTTATTCCTCGTCCTCATCCCTATCTAGGCTATCGTCAAGTTTTACTCCGAATGGTAGGGTATCAAAGCCTAAGTCTTCTAAAGTTAAAATAGAGTCTTCCACTTCCGAATTGGTGATTGAAACTTGACCTACTAGGGATGAAAGTAGATCACTTGCTCCTTGGTACTGAGGAGCGGTATAATCAATCCAATGGTTCTGAAATGCCAGTGCGTCATGCAGCGCCATTACTACTTCTGTAATTGGGTCTAATGGTAATTTATCGCGAAGGCAACGCATAGTACGCAGCAGGTTATCTGCATAGACAGCTGCCATTGGTTCTCCAGAATATTGCTGGAGTTTTTGTAAATCTACCAAGATAGCTTTGGTGATTTCTCCGACGGAAACTTCTTTGACAGTCTGCGAGGTATTCATTGCTTTTCTCCTCTTTCAACTTGAGTTTTTCGTCACGCTTTTCTTACGATTACACGTCGGCACAGCCGTTGTTGTGACGGGCGCGATCACCCATTACTACTTTCTATTTTTAGTTAAGTTATTAAGTTTGGTGAGACTAGAGCGAATATTCCCCACCTCTTTCCTACTTTTGAGCCGCTTCTTGGCTTCCTTGATAACTTGCCGCATCACGGATTCTTTATCTTTACAGGTTACGTAGAAAGCCTCAAGTAATGTTTCGATTGTCACTTTCTCTCGATTACACAGTTCGTCGAGTTCGTCTTTAATGGGAACTTCCAACCTTACGGGAACTCTAGGAGCAATTTCTGGGAAGTTGGCGAGTAATTCTTCTAAGCGTTTGAGTTCAGATACTCCGGTTGGTTGCTGCACTCCTGAAGTTGCACTCAGTTCTGTTAAAGTGTCAGTAGTAGTCGGTTGTTGCAATACGTCTTGACGTGGTTCTACGGTTGGTTGGGTTGCGCGATCGCGAATTTCATCTAAAAGGCTCATTGGTTGCTCCTGCTACTATAAATTACACTGTTAATGACGGAATAAGTTTTGCGTACTGTTCGGCTAATGCTGGTTTTAGCTTCTGTGCCAATACTGAAATTGGATATTCCAGCCCCGGTTGTCCTAAATCGCTTGGTGATACCCGTTGGTTGATAGCATTCTTATATACATCGGATTCAAGCAAGTGGGGTAACATCAAATCTTTTCCCACTATCTCGCCCATTGCTTCGATACTACTTTTGGTAGCTTTTGTGGGGTTGACACCCGTCCACTTTGCACGGAAGGGTATGACTCCCAAGAGTGAGCCATAGGGTAATGCACCTTTGAATTCTTTGATTAGTTCGAGGGTACGGACAAGCGACTGCACTCCCTTAACGTTAGCTTCTGCTGGGATTATCCACTTATCACCAGCACCAAGGGAAGTTTGAGCCAAGTGCGATCGCTCTGGTGGTGGATCTACGATTATTACCCCGAAATTATTGGCAATGGCTTGCAAGCGGTTTCTCAGGATAAACAAACTAATGCCACTGGATGCGAGTTTGTAATTGGCATTTTCTAAGCCATCATCTGAGGGAATCAAAAACAAGTTGGTGTTACTGATAGTGCGGTTGTCAAGTTGGACATCCGGTACTGGGGCGATCGCATTAATAAGGGGTGTTTTTTCTTCTGTCTGGGTGATTACCTCCAGCAAAGTGGGGGTCGAGGGTTGTACTTTTAC
Proteins encoded in this region:
- a CDS encoding tyrosine-type recombinase/integrase, which codes for MPPPDDDGSLVRANPFALALERDLLQELLVGKRNKSTRHEYAKDLKNFFMTVCGIEPTAVLVAQFLQMDRFSAVTLVLRYKAMLVDQELKEATVNRRLAAIKALVNYAYKVGKCDWTLADIKCEKVKPYRDTTGIGPEAFKKMLAVPDRETLKGKRDYALLRLLWANALRREEVSHCNIEDLDLYARTLAILGKGRGTQKENIDLHPKTCNALQEWLLVRRELDIKQPLFISLRPLKGHRLTGDGIRKIVVAIAKRAGISKTISPHRIRHSSVTAALDASSGDVRSVQKLSRHASLNTLMIYDDNRTKAQGKITALLEDLV
- a CDS encoding ParA family protein; this encodes MQLFSTPTLVTLGLAGGQGKSTVALMLGRYLGRLGIPVLFIDADPQSSLTSFLGVKVQPSTPTLLEVITQTEEKTPLINAIAPVPDVQLDNRTISNTNLFLIPSDDGLENANYKLASSGISLFILRNRLQAIANNFGVIIVDPPPERSHLAQTSLGAGDKWIIPAEANVKGVQSLVRTLELIKEFKGALPYGSLLGVIPFRAKWTGVNPTKATKSSIEAMGEIVGKDLMLPHLLESDVYKNAINQRVSPSDLGQPGLEYPISVLAQKLKPALAEQYAKLIPSLTV